Proteins from a single region of Lentimicrobium saccharophilum:
- a CDS encoding carboxypeptidase-like regulatory domain-containing protein, whose product MRTLLTAIFCFFSLTGLLAQVQETDLVQFSGVVVTGDSIRAVPFVNIRIKGTHRGTTSDLYGFFSLVARKGDVIQFSAVGFKKGSYHIPDTLSASRYSLVQILTNDTILLKETVIYPWPTPGQFKQAFVWNKIPDDDLTIAQKNLDRMEMRERARAMPMDGSMNYRNYMDNQVSKLYYRGQAQPIPLFNPFAWAEFIKAWKRGDFKRKE is encoded by the coding sequence ATGAGAACTCTCCTGACAGCCATTTTCTGCTTTTTCTCTTTGACCGGCCTTCTTGCTCAGGTGCAGGAAACCGATCTGGTTCAGTTCTCCGGGGTGGTGGTTACCGGCGACAGCATCAGGGCGGTACCTTTTGTCAACATCAGGATAAAGGGGACGCACCGGGGTACGACCAGTGATCTTTACGGTTTTTTTTCCCTTGTTGCCCGGAAGGGTGACGTGATTCAGTTCTCGGCCGTTGGTTTTAAAAAGGGTAGTTATCATATTCCTGATACCCTTTCTGCCAGCAGGTATTCGCTCGTGCAAATTTTAACCAATGATACTATTCTGTTAAAGGAGACCGTTATATATCCCTGGCCGACGCCCGGGCAGTTCAAGCAGGCATTTGTCTGGAACAAGATACCGGATGATGACCTTACCATTGCCCAAAAAAACCTGGACAGGATGGAAATGCGTGAGCGGGCCAGGGCAATGCCGATGGATGGCAGCATGAACTACCGCAACTACATGGATAACCAGGTAAGTAAACTGTATTATCGCGGTCAGGCACAGCCGATTCCCCTATTTAATCCCTTTGCCTGGGCCGAATTTATCAAGGCCTGGAAACGGGGAGACTTTAAACGCAAAGAATGA
- a CDS encoding superoxide dismutase, whose translation MKFEFPALPFAYDALEPHIDRMTMEIHHTKHHRAYFDKFTAAIQGTELENKSLEEIFASISKAPAAVRNNGGGFYNHNLFWEILSPKGGGLPGGKLAEAINKDFGSFEAFKTKFNDAAANRFGSGWAWLSVKADKSLCVCSSPNQDNPLMDVHDCPGLPIMGLDVWEHAYYLKYQNRRPDYINAFWSLVNWDKVSENYEKAL comes from the coding sequence ATGAAATTTGAATTTCCGGCACTGCCGTTCGCGTATGATGCACTTGAGCCACATATTGACAGGATGACGATGGAAATCCATCACACCAAACACCACAGGGCTTACTTCGATAAATTTACTGCTGCCATTCAGGGCACTGAACTGGAAAACAAGAGCCTGGAGGAGATTTTTGCTTCCATCAGCAAAGCCCCGGCTGCCGTTCGCAACAATGGCGGCGGTTTCTACAACCACAACCTTTTCTGGGAAATCCTGAGTCCGAAAGGCGGAGGATTGCCCGGGGGTAAACTTGCTGAGGCGATCAATAAGGATTTTGGTTCGTTTGAAGCTTTTAAGACAAAATTCAACGATGCTGCCGCCAACCGTTTTGGCAGCGGCTGGGCCTGGCTGAGCGTGAAAGCTGATAAAAGCCTTTGCGTTTGCTCTTCGCCCAATCAGGACAATCCGCTGATGGATGTGCACGATTGCCCCGGACTACCGATTATGGGCCTGGATGTATGGGAACATGCATATTATCTGAAGTATCAGAACCGCAGACCCGATTATATCAATGCATTCTGGAGCCTGGTGAACTGGGACAAAGTAAGTGAAAACTACGAAAAGGCACTTTAG
- a CDS encoding TonB-dependent receptor: MRCIYTAMQYKLLRKYMRYCLGFTLLLLNLSAMSQEYAEVHGKITDERNLPLALVNVYIQGFPGGAVTRPDGTFSLKIPANRDITLFISSIGYATLTFKVKAEAGKKIELNRKLKESTTQLPDFVVEDRQIRATSLSPIDPKLANTIPSTAGGIEALIKTMPGVSSNNELSSQYSVRGGNYDENLVYVNDVEIYKPFLVRSGQQEGLSFLNSDLVASILFSAGGFESRYGDKMSSVLDIRYKRPSETSGSVSASLLGASVHLEGSSKDRRLMYLMGFRQKSNAYVLKSLETKGDYKPSFTDLQGMLMFEVNPKLEFSVLGNYARNAYNLEPSDRTTSFGTINEALQLRVYFDGKEADRFVNYMGAFTTTFRPVKDLSLKLIVSAFQTIESETFDIMGQYWIGELETDQGSETFGQALESRGVGTYLNHARNYLNATVSTAEHRGTWLKPHSTLIWGLKAQHEAVTDRLNEWIMNDSAGFTLPYNGGVPGMSGNQADIELQDVLRTTINLESSRFSGFLQQSWEIDNSGGQWGLNAGARFNYWDLNKQLLFSPRGAVSFRPYWETDILFRFSSGLYYQPPFYRELRDIKGNINRDLKAQSSLHFVAASDLNFNAWGRPFKFVAEAYYKFLDNLVPYDVDNVRIRYFATNSAKGYAAGIDFKVNGEFVKGVESWASLSLMRTREDIEGDFYTDYYNAAGELIIPGYTSDATVADSITAERGFMPRPTDQRLSFALFFQDYLPRNPTYKMHLNLLFGTGLPYSPPGVPRARNAQRMPSFRRVDIGFSKQIIGESGRFGPNEINRKGLLRHIRNIWISAEVLNLLQVNNTISYIWVKDVNNRQYGVPNYLTPRQLNVKLSVEF, translated from the coding sequence ATGAGATGCATTTACACTGCTATGCAATATAAGTTACTCAGAAAATACATGCGGTATTGTCTCGGATTTACTTTACTGCTGCTCAATCTGTCGGCCATGTCGCAGGAATACGCTGAGGTGCATGGGAAGATTACCGATGAAAGAAACCTGCCGCTCGCGCTTGTCAATGTATATATTCAGGGGTTTCCCGGAGGCGCTGTTACCAGGCCCGACGGAACATTCAGCCTGAAGATTCCTGCCAATCGTGATATTACGCTCTTTATATCCTCAATAGGTTATGCTACTTTAACCTTTAAAGTAAAAGCAGAAGCAGGTAAAAAAATTGAACTGAACCGCAAACTGAAAGAGTCAACCACACAACTGCCCGATTTTGTGGTTGAAGACAGGCAGATCAGGGCCACCAGCCTCAGCCCCATCGATCCGAAACTTGCCAATACCATCCCCAGCACAGCGGGGGGGATTGAAGCGCTGATCAAAACCATGCCGGGCGTTTCATCAAACAATGAACTGAGTTCACAATACTCTGTCAGGGGAGGGAATTATGATGAAAACCTGGTTTATGTAAATGATGTGGAGATTTACAAGCCTTTCCTGGTAAGATCTGGACAGCAGGAGGGACTGAGTTTTCTGAACTCCGATCTTGTGGCTTCCATTCTTTTCTCGGCGGGTGGTTTCGAAAGCCGCTACGGCGATAAAATGTCCTCGGTGCTTGATATCCGGTATAAACGCCCTTCCGAAACCTCCGGATCTGTGAGTGCCAGCTTGCTCGGGGCCTCCGTACACCTCGAAGGATCCTCGAAAGACCGTCGCTTAATGTATCTGATGGGTTTCAGGCAAAAGTCAAATGCCTATGTCCTGAAGTCGCTTGAAACAAAAGGCGATTACAAGCCTTCCTTCACCGACCTTCAGGGGATGCTGATGTTCGAGGTAAATCCGAAACTGGAGTTTTCAGTACTCGGAAATTATGCCAGGAATGCCTATAACCTTGAGCCATCTGACCGGACCACGAGTTTCGGAACCATCAACGAAGCGCTTCAGCTCCGCGTTTATTTCGATGGCAAAGAGGCAGACCGTTTTGTCAATTACATGGGCGCTTTCACTACAACCTTCAGGCCTGTGAAAGATCTCTCCCTGAAGTTGATCGTTTCAGCATTTCAAACCATCGAAAGCGAGACATTCGACATTATGGGCCAGTATTGGATTGGTGAACTTGAAACGGATCAGGGCAGCGAAACATTCGGGCAGGCGCTTGAATCCAGGGGAGTGGGCACCTACCTGAATCATGCAAGGAACTATCTGAACGCCACGGTAAGCACCGCGGAACACCGCGGTACCTGGCTGAAACCGCATTCAACCCTTATCTGGGGGCTGAAGGCGCAGCATGAGGCGGTGACTGACCGGCTGAATGAGTGGATTATGAATGATTCGGCGGGATTTACTTTGCCATACAACGGAGGTGTCCCCGGGATGAGCGGGAACCAGGCTGACATCGAACTTCAGGATGTTCTCAGAACGACAATCAATCTTGAATCCAGCCGCTTCTCAGGTTTTTTGCAGCAATCGTGGGAGATTGACAATTCCGGAGGGCAGTGGGGGTTGAATGCAGGCGCCCGTTTCAATTACTGGGACCTGAATAAGCAGTTGCTTTTCAGTCCGAGGGGAGCTGTCTCTTTCAGACCCTACTGGGAGACCGATATCCTTTTCCGTTTCTCATCGGGACTGTATTACCAGCCTCCTTTCTACCGTGAGCTTCGCGATATTAAAGGTAATATCAACCGCGACCTTAAGGCGCAATCCTCCCTGCATTTTGTGGCGGCATCCGACCTGAATTTCAATGCCTGGGGGCGGCCTTTCAAGTTTGTGGCCGAAGCATACTACAAATTCCTTGATAACCTGGTGCCTTATGATGTCGACAATGTCAGGATCAGGTATTTCGCCACCAACAGTGCAAAAGGATATGCCGCCGGTATTGATTTTAAAGTGAACGGTGAGTTCGTGAAAGGGGTGGAGTCGTGGGCCAGTCTTTCGCTGATGCGGACCCGGGAGGATATTGAAGGTGATTTTTATACCGATTACTACAATGCAGCCGGCGAACTTATTATACCCGGATATACCAGCGATGCTACTGTGGCTGACAGCATTACCGCCGAACGTGGTTTTATGCCCCGCCCCACCGATCAGCGCCTGAGTTTCGCACTGTTCTTCCAGGATTACCTGCCCCGCAACCCGACCTACAAGATGCACCTGAACCTGCTGTTCGGCACAGGCCTGCCCTACAGCCCGCCGGGCGTTCCGCGCGCCAGGAATGCCCAGCGCATGCCATCTTTCCGCAGGGTGGATATCGGATTTTCGAAGCAGATCATCGGTGAATCGGGCCGGTTCGGCCCCAATGAAATCAACCGGAAAGGATTGCTCAGGCATATCCGCAATATCTGGATCAGCGCGGAAGTGCTGAACCTGCTGCAGGTAAACAATACCATTTCCTATATCTGGGTAAAGGATGTAAATAACCGGCAGTATGGCGTGCCCAATTATCTGACACCCAGGCAGCTGAATGTGAAACTTTCGGTGGAGTTCTGA
- the rpmB gene encoding 50S ribosomal protein L28, whose protein sequence is MSRICEITGKGMMVGNKVSHSNIKTKRRFYPNLQVKKFYIPEEDSWITLKVSADGIRHINKKGITACLKEAREKGFLVR, encoded by the coding sequence ATGTCAAGAATTTGTGAAATTACCGGTAAAGGAATGATGGTTGGAAACAAGGTTTCCCACTCCAATATAAAGACCAAACGCAGGTTTTATCCCAATCTGCAGGTGAAGAAGTTTTACATTCCCGAAGAGGATAGCTGGATCACCCTGAAGGTCTCTGCCGACGGCATCCGTCACATCAACAAAAAGGGGATTACTGCCTGCCTGAAAGAGGCGCGCGAAAAGGGTTTCCTTGTTCGCTAA